GTTGCCGATCGCTTTGTCCGGTGGTGTCTTCCAAAATGTTTTCTTGACGGAGCGGGTGACAGCCCTTTTGCGAGCGGCTAACTTTGAAGTGTTGCTTCATCGGCAAACCCCCCCCAATGACGGAGGACTGGCTCTGGGGCAGGTGGTGATTGCCGGTCGATACCTAGATTCGCTTAAATTGCCAGATTGTTTGCCAGGCGTAGCAGGAGCTTATCAATTGGACGGATACCAGCACCGATGACATCATCAAGCGGGGTCAATACCATCCGTGAATTGATCAGGCCCAGCATCTTTCCGTGTTCTCCCTTGAGCAGGTTTACAACCGCCGCCTGACCAAACCGAGCCGCCAGCAGTCGATCAAAAACGGTCGGTGACCCGCCACGTTGGTAGTGACCCAGTACGATGGTGCGGGTTTCAAACCCGATCTTATCCTTGATCTGTTCACCGATCTTTTGTGCGTTGCCGGCCCCTTCGGCTACCATGATGATCGAATTGCTGCGTCCCTGCTGATACCGGCGGCGCAGTTCCTGACAGATCGCTTCGAGATCAAAGGGTTCTTCGGGAATCAGCGAGTATTCGGCGCCACAGGCGATGGCTGAGACGACTGCCAGATAGCCGCAGTTGCGCCCCATGGTTTCGACCAGAAAGGCACGGTCATGGGATGAAGCCGTGTCTTTAATGTTGTCGACGGCGCGCGCAATGTTGTTGAGGGCTGTGTCGACCCCAAGGGCCATGTCGGTGAAGGGGATATCATTGTCGATTGAGGCCGGAATACCGATGACCCGCACATGGCGTTTGGCCAGAGCCAGGGCGCCCTTGAGCGAGCCGTCTCCGCCGAGTACGATCAACCCCTCAACCCCAAGCCCTGCCAAATTCTCAGCCGCCAGACGCTGCCCGGCTTCATCATACATCTCCTTACAGCGTGCGCTCTGTAAAAAGGTTCCTCCACGCTGTAGAACATTGCTGACCGATTTTGTGCTCAAAACTTCATAGTATCGATCGATCAGCCCCTGAAAGCCTTTTTGAATACCAATGATTTCGAGGTTTGAGGCTAGGCAGGATCTAACGATAGCGCGGACTGCCGCATTCATCCCTGAACAATCACCGCCACTGGTCAGAACCGCGATCCGTTTCATAGTAAATTATTTGCTCCTTAGCTGGTTAGTTGTCGCCCCTCCATCTTACCGTATCTCTTTGATATTTTCCCATGTGAAGGAGCAATTTTTTCAAGACGCATTAATAATTCTAATATAATGATATTCTTTAAGAGCTTACCCCTTTAGAAATATTAAAAAGTGCAAAAAAGGTAACTTTCGCCCTGCTTCGGCAATCTGCTAATCTCAGCGTTGTCTTGTCAATGTTTGTTTATGACTTAAGGAAAAGTAGGTCCCTCGTATTCTCAAGGAAGATCCGTCAGGGATGGGTCGTAATTAGTCTTCAGACTCCTAACATTTTGCAAATCTGGCCGCTGAAAGAGCACATCGTCTTTCCGTATATGATGATTCCGTTCTTTTCCCCACGCGAAGCTGATGCCGGACTTTGACGTTCATCTGGTTGAACAGGTTGACGAAATCCTTGAGCACAGCCTGATACCCTTGCTCGGGAACTACCGTTCAGGTATAGCTGTCAACGGTCTCCCACCGGTCGAACCATTTTGAAAATTACCGAAAGTGGTGCCGTTTTAAGCACAAGAGAAATCTTCTCCATAGAAAGTGGGGATTTTTTGTGGATGTCAAATTATAGCCAGCCTGGTCACGAATAGGGTAGACTTTAACGAACTTTGAAATCTGGACCATTCCCCCTGTAGAGGTGATACATGCGTCGTTTGATAATTTGCTTAGGTCTGCTGCTCTTGGGCCAGCCACTTTATGCAGCTCAGCTTGGCGATCGGGTGCAGGAAGAGCACCTTGCCAATGGGTTGACCCTGATAATGCTTGAACGGCACGAGGCACCAACGGTTAGTGCCTTTATTACCTTTCGGGTCGGCAGCTCAAATGAGGGGGTAGAAAATCGCGGAGTTGCACATCTGCTTGAGCATATGCTGTTTAAGGGGACTAAAACTCTTGGGACTCGTGATTATGCCGCCGAGGAACCGATTCTTGAAAAGATTGAAGCCGTCGGGAGCCGTATCGATCTGCTGAAGAATGATCCCGGCGCTGATGCGGCTGAACTTGAAGGCTTGCGTGAAAGGCTTCATCTCTTGCAGCAACAGGAGAAGCAATATGTTGTGAAGGGTGAGTTTTCGCGTATTTACGCCGAAAATGGAGGGGTTGGTTACAATGCCTTTACCGGTAAAGATCAGACCACTTACCTGATTTCGCTCCCGGCAAATAAGCTGGAGCTCTGGGCCTCGATTGAGTCGGACCGGTTGAAAAATGCGGTGTTGCGTGAATTCTATACCGAGCGCGAAGTGGTGCGTGAAGAACGTCGCCGTTCCTACGACAGCAACCCCTCCGGTCTACTTTACGAGGCACTGATCAGTTCAGCGTTCAAGGTTCACCCCTATCGAAATCCGGTGATCGGTTGGGACTCTGATATTGAAAATCTTTCTATTGCCGAAGCTCGTGATTTTTTCAAACGCTATTACCGCCCCGTCAATATGGTCATAACCCTGGTGGGCGATTTTGAGGCGCGGAAGGCGCGGGCGCTGGTGGATCGGTATTTCTCTTCCATATCCCCCGGGGTGCCCGTTCCGCGGGTGGTTGCGC
Above is a genomic segment from Geopsychrobacter electrodiphilus DSM 16401 containing:
- the pfkA gene encoding 6-phosphofructokinase, whose protein sequence is MKRIAVLTSGGDCSGMNAAVRAIVRSCLASNLEIIGIQKGFQGLIDRYYEVLSTKSVSNVLQRGGTFLQSARCKEMYDEAGQRLAAENLAGLGVEGLIVLGGDGSLKGALALAKRHVRVIGIPASIDNDIPFTDMALGVDTALNNIARAVDNIKDTASSHDRAFLVETMGRNCGYLAVVSAIACGAEYSLIPEEPFDLEAICQELRRRYQQGRSNSIIMVAEGAGNAQKIGEQIKDKIGFETRTIVLGHYQRGGSPTVFDRLLAARFGQAAVVNLLKGEHGKMLGLINSRMVLTPLDDVIGAGIRPIDKLLLRLANNLAI
- a CDS encoding M16 family metallopeptidase → MRRLIICLGLLLLGQPLYAAQLGDRVQEEHLANGLTLIMLERHEAPTVSAFITFRVGSSNEGVENRGVAHLLEHMLFKGTKTLGTRDYAAEEPILEKIEAVGSRIDLLKNDPGADAAELEGLRERLHLLQQQEKQYVVKGEFSRIYAENGGVGYNAFTGKDQTTYLISLPANKLELWASIESDRLKNAVLREFYTEREVVREERRRSYDSNPSGLLYEALISSAFKVHPYRNPVIGWDSDIENLSIAEARDFFKRYYRPVNMVITLVGDFEARKARALVDRYFSSISPGVPVPRVVALEPPQQGERRVTVNFDAEPALLIAFHKPAMPHMDDYCADVLTDILAGGSTSRLYKRLVIEEQLASNVQIYGAPGNRYANLLVIDATPRFPHSAAEVEAAIYAELDKLKVAAVSTAELKRARNRLITNNLRQMRSNKGLAGLLSSYAALGDWHYLIDYADKLQGIDPPKLIAFANRYLTSANRTVAVLQREVK